In Chitinophaga sp. HK235, a single window of DNA contains:
- a CDS encoding GlxA family transcriptional regulator: MTRKIAFILPPLVELLDLAGPAQVFREASLMGIELDIAFYAVEQQPASAVGLPLGKIRNYRKATLSEGDFIFIPGFYFEGLKRRPGIEYSFFRWLGDCSARKINICSVCNAAFILGSAGLLDGRECTTHWRSTDLLQSMFPAARVLTDVLFVKSGNVYTSAGISSGIDMALSILEEWLGPLVANQVSRGLVIYHRRGGKHSQQHIYLDYRNHINPKIHQVQDYMISHLELSLTVETLSELFNSSSRNLTRIFKEATGITINEYLTRLRVEKAGTLRNNPEYTITKIASECGFKSARQLQRILKKYSKSEK; this comes from the coding sequence ATGACCAGAAAAATTGCCTTTATCCTGCCTCCGCTTGTGGAGCTGTTGGACCTGGCAGGGCCGGCCCAGGTATTCAGGGAAGCAAGCCTGATGGGTATTGAACTTGATATAGCATTCTATGCTGTGGAGCAGCAACCTGCCAGTGCTGTGGGACTACCTTTGGGAAAAATCAGGAATTACCGGAAAGCAACCTTGAGCGAAGGCGATTTTATCTTTATTCCTGGTTTCTATTTTGAAGGCCTGAAAAGACGTCCTGGTATTGAATACTCATTTTTTCGCTGGCTGGGCGATTGTTCAGCCCGTAAAATTAATATCTGCTCGGTATGCAATGCAGCCTTTATCCTGGGCAGCGCTGGTCTGCTGGACGGCCGTGAGTGTACCACCCACTGGAGGAGTACTGATCTCCTGCAAAGCATGTTCCCCGCAGCCCGCGTACTTACCGATGTATTGTTCGTAAAGAGTGGGAATGTCTATACCAGTGCAGGCATTAGCTCCGGAATTGATATGGCCTTATCCATCTTGGAAGAATGGCTGGGGCCATTAGTGGCCAACCAGGTTTCCAGGGGACTGGTGATATACCACCGCAGGGGCGGTAAACATAGCCAACAGCATATCTACCTGGATTATAGGAATCACATCAACCCAAAGATCCACCAGGTGCAGGATTATATGATCAGCCATCTGGAGCTGTCCTTGACGGTGGAAACGTTGTCTGAACTTTTCAATAGCAGCTCAAGAAACCTCACCAGGATTTTTAAAGAAGCCACAGGCATAACGATCAACGAATATCTCACCCGTCTTAGGGTGGAAAAAGCGGGAACGCTGCGTAATAATCCTGAATACACAATCACTAAAATAGCTTCGGAGTGCGGGTTCAAGTCCGCCCGGCAATTACAAAGAATACTAAAAAAATATAGCAAAAGTGAAAAATAG
- a CDS encoding SulP family inorganic anion transporter, with amino-acid sequence MKAYLNLFDFKQKVNYKNEVLAGLTVAMTMMPESLSFAIFAGFPPLVGLYAAFIMGLITSVFGGRPGLISGGAGATVVVLIALMKSHGIEYVFAAVALAGVIQILIGLFKLGKFVRLVPQPVMYGFVNGLAVIIFMAQLEQFKTIVNGHSVWLSGTPLFIMGGLVLLTIAIVILLPKVTKAIPPSLVAILIVFLLVWGLNIDTKTVKDIASVSGGFPPFHIPMIPFKLETLRVIFPYALVMACVGLTEGLLTVNLVDEMTGTKGNGNRECIAQGTANIANGFFFGMGGCPMIAQTLVNLSAGARARLSGIIASFTILIIILFGAPIIERLPMAALTGVMIMVAIGTFEWGSFRIINKMPKQDVFVGMLVALITILLHNLALAVLIGVIISALVFAWESAKRIRAKKYLDEQGVKHYEIYGPLFFGSVTAFNEKFDVIGDPADVVIDFKESRVADMSGIEALNKLTERYAKAGKKLHLRHLSGDCRVLLKNAESVIEVNILEDPFYRVASDKI; translated from the coding sequence ATGAAGGCTTACCTTAATTTATTTGATTTTAAGCAAAAAGTCAACTACAAGAATGAGGTCCTGGCGGGCTTAACAGTAGCGATGACTATGATGCCAGAATCATTATCCTTTGCCATTTTTGCTGGTTTCCCACCACTAGTTGGCTTATATGCGGCTTTTATCATGGGGTTAATTACTTCTGTTTTTGGTGGCAGACCTGGTTTAATATCAGGTGGTGCGGGTGCTACTGTTGTTGTGCTGATTGCCTTAATGAAATCACATGGCATCGAATACGTGTTTGCAGCAGTCGCTTTGGCGGGAGTGATACAGATTCTAATAGGTTTATTTAAGTTGGGGAAATTTGTAAGACTTGTTCCTCAGCCGGTGATGTATGGGTTCGTAAACGGACTTGCAGTAATTATATTTATGGCACAGTTGGAGCAGTTTAAAACAATTGTTAATGGTCATAGCGTATGGCTTAGCGGTACACCGCTATTTATTATGGGCGGTTTGGTATTGTTGACTATAGCCATAGTTATACTGTTACCGAAAGTGACCAAGGCGATACCTCCATCCCTCGTTGCTATCCTTATTGTTTTCTTACTTGTATGGGGATTGAATATTGACACCAAAACAGTTAAGGATATTGCATCAGTAAGTGGTGGTTTCCCACCCTTCCACATACCAATGATTCCATTTAAATTGGAAACCTTAAGAGTTATTTTCCCTTATGCCTTAGTCATGGCTTGTGTTGGGTTAACCGAAGGTTTGCTGACAGTAAATCTCGTGGATGAAATGACAGGGACTAAAGGGAATGGTAATAGGGAGTGTATTGCACAAGGCACAGCTAATATTGCAAATGGGTTTTTCTTTGGAATGGGCGGTTGCCCGATGATCGCTCAAACACTGGTCAATTTATCAGCTGGAGCCAGAGCTAGATTATCCGGTATAATTGCCTCCTTTACAATATTAATAATTATACTATTTGGAGCGCCAATAATAGAACGCCTCCCCATGGCAGCCCTTACAGGTGTGATGATTATGGTAGCAATAGGTACCTTTGAATGGGGAAGTTTCCGCATTATCAATAAAATGCCTAAACAAGACGTGTTTGTAGGAATGCTTGTCGCTCTCATAACTATTTTGCTGCATAACCTGGCATTAGCAGTATTGATTGGAGTAATCATATCTGCATTAGTTTTCGCCTGGGAAAGCGCCAAACGAATCCGGGCAAAAAAATATCTGGATGAACAAGGAGTAAAACATTACGAGATATACGGACCTCTATTTTTTGGATCAGTTACTGCATTCAACGAGAAATTTGATGTTATCGGAGATCCGGCAGATGTAGTTATTGATTTTAAAGAAAGCAGAGTTGCAGACATGAGTGGTATTGAAGCGTTAAATAAACTAACTGAACGCTATGCAAAGGCGGGAAAAAAATTACACTTACGCCATCTAAGCGGTGACTGCAGGGTATTACTGAAGAATGCCGAATCTGTCATTGAGGTAAATATATTAGAAGACCCTTTTTATAGAGTTGCCTCGGATAAAATTTGA